One Streptomyces drozdowiczii DNA segment encodes these proteins:
- a CDS encoding glycoside hydrolase family 3 N-terminal domain-containing protein, with protein sequence MTPPLSRRGALIAGAAALAGGLGPAAGAAEAARRLPESTRPRLSALSPLQRAGQRVIHSYPGLTPPASLMTAIEQGHTAGVIFFGENVQNLTQIEGVIRSMEKARASSPVKAPLLLMTDQEGGMIRRLPGEPVKSAKDVGASSDPHYWADFTGSGAGLNLAGVGMNVNLAPVLDVYRTAGDFTDQYERSYSKSAAAVASCGADFITAQQREGVAATAKHFPGLGPATASQNTDLRSVTITTSASTLRSVDEAPYRDAIAAGVKLVMLSWAIYTGLDSARPAGLSPTVVGELRNRLGFKGVTVTDALEAGALSSYGSTSQRAVKAAAAGMDLLLCSARSVSQGDEAVAALADALGDSLDPTAFDAAAARVNALRAGL encoded by the coding sequence ATGACCCCACCCCTGAGCCGGCGCGGCGCCCTGATCGCCGGGGCCGCGGCCCTCGCCGGCGGTCTGGGCCCGGCGGCCGGCGCGGCGGAGGCGGCCCGCCGGCTGCCGGAGAGCACCCGCCCACGCCTCTCCGCCCTGTCGCCCCTCCAGCGCGCCGGGCAGCGCGTCATCCACTCGTACCCCGGCCTCACGCCCCCCGCGTCCCTGATGACGGCCATCGAGCAGGGCCACACGGCAGGCGTCATCTTCTTCGGCGAGAACGTCCAGAACCTGACGCAGATCGAGGGCGTCATCCGGTCCATGGAGAAGGCCCGCGCCTCGTCCCCCGTCAAGGCGCCGCTCCTCCTCATGACCGACCAGGAGGGCGGCATGATCCGCCGCCTGCCGGGGGAGCCCGTCAAGTCCGCGAAGGACGTCGGCGCCTCGTCCGACCCGCACTACTGGGCCGACTTCACCGGCAGCGGCGCGGGCCTCAACCTCGCGGGCGTCGGCATGAACGTCAACCTGGCCCCGGTCCTCGACGTGTACCGCACGGCCGGCGACTTCACCGACCAGTACGAGCGCTCGTACAGCAAGTCGGCCGCCGCCGTGGCCAGTTGCGGCGCGGACTTCATCACCGCGCAGCAGCGCGAGGGCGTCGCCGCCACCGCCAAGCACTTCCCGGGCCTGGGCCCGGCGACGGCGAGCCAGAACACCGATCTGCGGTCCGTCACGATCACCACCTCCGCCTCGACCCTCCGCAGCGTGGACGAGGCCCCCTACCGGGACGCCATCGCGGCGGGCGTCAAGCTCGTCATGCTCTCCTGGGCGATCTACACGGGCCTGGACTCCGCCCGCCCCGCCGGGCTCTCGCCGACCGTCGTCGGCGAGCTGCGCAACCGGCTCGGCTTCAAGGGCGTCACCGTCACGGACGCGCTGGAGGCCGGTGCGCTCTCGTCCTACGGCAGTACGTCGCAGCGCGCCGTGAAGGCCGCCGCCGCCGGGATGGACCTGCTGCTCTGCTCGGCCCGCAGCGTCTCCCAGGGCGACGAGGCCGTCGCCGCGCTGGCCGACGCCCTGGGCGACTCCCTGGACCCGACCGCCTTCGACGCCGCCGCGGCCCGCGTGAACGCTCTGCGCGCCGGGCTGTGA
- a CDS encoding GH25 family lysozyme: MITRKRLTAAGVLGTSAALLLGLMSGTASSAPRQDNPVPLGKGYMGVGYVQDSKDFKPDTRRLALDAKPDANLKANPVGIDVSSWQGGINWNSVRGAGIEFAWMKATEGLTYKDPTFSANYLNAYNAGVIRGAYHYARPDVSGGAAQADFFASNGGAWSRDNLTLPGVLDIEGTCYGYSQAGMRQWVLDFYNKYKARTGRDVVIYTSPSWWNTCTGGWNGMSALSPLWVAHWTSAGSPSIPSGFPFWTVWQYSSTGAVSGVSGNVDRDRFSGDRSRLLALANNTP, encoded by the coding sequence ATGATCACTCGCAAGAGACTCACCGCGGCCGGCGTCCTCGGCACGAGCGCGGCGCTGCTGCTCGGCCTGATGTCCGGCACCGCCTCGTCGGCGCCCCGCCAGGACAACCCCGTCCCGCTCGGCAAGGGGTACATGGGCGTCGGCTATGTCCAGGACAGCAAGGACTTCAAGCCGGACACCCGCCGACTGGCCCTGGACGCGAAGCCGGACGCCAACCTGAAGGCGAACCCGGTCGGCATCGACGTCTCCAGCTGGCAGGGCGGCATCAACTGGAACTCGGTGCGCGGGGCGGGCATCGAGTTCGCCTGGATGAAGGCCACCGAGGGCCTGACGTACAAGGACCCGACGTTCAGCGCCAACTACCTGAACGCCTACAACGCGGGTGTCATCCGGGGCGCGTACCACTACGCCCGCCCGGACGTCTCCGGCGGCGCGGCGCAGGCCGACTTCTTCGCGAGCAACGGCGGCGCCTGGTCCCGCGACAACCTCACCCTTCCGGGCGTGCTGGACATCGAGGGCACCTGCTACGGCTACTCCCAGGCCGGGATGCGGCAGTGGGTCCTCGACTTCTACAACAAGTACAAGGCCCGCACCGGCCGTGACGTCGTGATCTACACCAGCCCGAGCTGGTGGAACACCTGCACCGGCGGCTGGAACGGCATGTCAGCGCTCAGCCCGCTCTGGGTCGCGCACTGGACCTCCGCCGGCAGCCCCAGCATCCCGTCGGGCTTCCCCTTCTGGACGGTCTGGCAGTACAGCTCCACCGGCGCGGTCAGCGGCGTCTCCGGCAACGTCGACCGGGACCGCTTCAGCGGCGACCGCTCCCGCCTCCTCGCCCTGGCGAACAACACGCCGTGA